CTATCACATTCGGTATCCCGTCAGCGATGACGCATCACGCTTCGTCGTGGTCGCCACCACGCGCCCCGAAACACTTCCGGGCGACGTCGCGGTAGCCGTGCACCCCGAAGACGACCGCTACGCCGATCTCGTGGGGCGTACGCTGGTGCATCCGCTCAACGGGCTGCTCATCCCCGTGATTGCCGACTCGTACGTGGAACGTGAGTTCGGCACCGGCGCGCTCAAGATCACACCAGCGCACGACGCCAACGACTTTGAAGTGGGCAAGCGACACAACCTCGGCCAGCCCGTCATCATCACCCCCGACGGTTTTCTGCGCGACGACCCCGCCGCCGAAGGCGCGCGCACGCCGGCAGAGTTTGTGGGGCTCGACCGCGACGCTGGGCGCAAAGCGATTGTGCGTGCGCTCACCGCACGCGGGCTAGTAGACAAAATCGACCAACGCGTGCACGCCGTGCGCCACTGTTACCGCTGCGACACTGTGGTGGAGCCGCGTTTGAGTGACCAGTGGTTTGTGAAGATGGCGCCTCTCGCCGCCCCTGCCCTGCAGGCGGTGCGTGATGGCAGCATTCGCGTGCTCCCCGAGCGCTGGGAAGCCGTGTATGTGAACTGGATGGAAGGAATCCGCGACTGGAACATCTCGCGGCAGATCTGGTGGGGACACCGCGTGCCCGTGTGGCGCTGCGATGCGTGCCAGTTTGAGAAGGCGTATCGCGACGATCCCACCGCCTGCGAAAAATGCGGTGGCGCGGTGACGCAGGAGACCGACGTTCTCGACACCTGGTTCTCGTCGTGGCTCTGGCCCTTCTCCACCCTCGGCTGGCCGAACGCCGACGCCGAAGACCTGCGCGCGTTCTACCCCACCGACGTGCTGATCACCGCACCAGAGATTTTGTTCTTCTGGGTGGCCCGCATGATCATGGCCGGCTACTACTGCCTTGGCGAAGCGCCGTTCCACACCGTGTATCTGCACGGCACGGTGCGCGACATGCAACATCGCAAAATGTCGAAGTCCCTCGGCAACGGCATTGATCCGCTCGACGTAGTGGCCACCTACGGCGCCGACGCCTTGCGCTACACGATTGTGCAGGGGATGGGACTCGGCGTGGATGTGATGCTCGACCCCACCGATCTCGATAAATCATTTGCCCCTGGGCGCAACTTTGCCACGAAGCTCTGGAACATCGGACGCTTCTTGCTGATGAGCGTCGGGAACGAACCGGTGCGTGCCTTCCACGATCTGCCGGAAGACGCCCTCACCGGCGCCGACCGCTGGATTCTGAATCGCCTCGCCGCGACGATTGCCGAATGCGAAACGGCCTTTGGCCCCGCGCGTCCACGCGACGGGCACTGGCCCGAAGCCGAGCGGAACGCCGGCCTCCGGTTGGATGCATACGCCGAAGCCGGTCGCCGCTTTGTGTGGAACGAACTCGCCGACTGGTATGTCGAAGCCACCAAGGGTCGTCTACAGCAGCCCGGCGATGACCGCGAAGTGGCGCGCGCTGTGCTCACCCACGTGTTCGACCAAGCCCTGCGGCTGCTCCATCCTGTGATGCCGTTTATCACCGAGACGCTCTGGCGCCGGCTTCCCACGTGGACGCCTGGCACCTTCATCGCGGTGGCAAAGTGGCCCACGGCTCCCGCGCTTCGCACCGGTGACGAAGCCTTTGATCTTGCACAGCGCGCCATCACTGCTATTCGGCAGTTGCGTTCGGACTATTCCATTCCACCCGGTCAGCAGATTACCGCGCATCTCGCCGGTGCGAGCGACGCGGTGGCCATGCTGCTCACCGAAGTGGCGTTTGTGTCGCGCCTCGCCAAGTGCACCATCAGCACCGACGCGGCGCCGAAGGGCGCGGCCGCGCACGCGTTACTGCGCGGCGGTGCCGAGCTCGTATTACCGCTCGCTGGCGTGGTGGATCTCGACAAGGAAATCGCTCGGCTCCGTGCGGAGCTCGAGAATCTCGACAAACAACTCGGCGGACTACGCGGCCGGTTGAGCAACACCAAGTTCACCGACAAGGCGCCGCCGGAGCTCGTGGAAGCGGAACGTGCCAA
This portion of the Gemmatimonadota bacterium genome encodes:
- a CDS encoding valine--tRNA ligase; translated protein: MTNPSNPSEIPPLYDAGATERALYAEWEAAGVFRADPKRSRHNGGDRDPFTIVIPPPNVTGVLHMGHGLNNTAQDVLIRWRRMVGDEALWVPGTDHAGIATQNIVEKALAKEGSSRDALGRDAFVERVKAHVAQTGGVILQQLRAVGASCDWDRTAYTFSPELSRAVREVFVRLYDDELIYRGHRVIHWCPRCLTSLSDEEAEFADETGALYHIRYPVSDDASRFVVVATTRPETLPGDVAVAVHPEDDRYADLVGRTLVHPLNGLLIPVIADSYVEREFGTGALKITPAHDANDFEVGKRHNLGQPVIITPDGFLRDDPAAEGARTPAEFVGLDRDAGRKAIVRALTARGLVDKIDQRVHAVRHCYRCDTVVEPRLSDQWFVKMAPLAAPALQAVRDGSIRVLPERWEAVYVNWMEGIRDWNISRQIWWGHRVPVWRCDACQFEKAYRDDPTACEKCGGAVTQETDVLDTWFSSWLWPFSTLGWPNADAEDLRAFYPTDVLITAPEILFFWVARMIMAGYYCLGEAPFHTVYLHGTVRDMQHRKMSKSLGNGIDPLDVVATYGADALRYTIVQGMGLGVDVMLDPTDLDKSFAPGRNFATKLWNIGRFLLMSVGNEPVRAFHDLPEDALTGADRWILNRLAATIAECETAFGPARPRDGHWPEAERNAGLRLDAYAEAGRRFVWNELADWYVEATKGRLQQPGDDREVARAVLTHVFDQALRLLHPVMPFITETLWRRLPTWTPGTFIAVAKWPTAPALRTGDEAFDLAQRAITAIRQLRSDYSIPPGQQITAHLAGASDAVAMLLTEVAFVSRLAKCTISTDAAPKGAAAHALLRGGAELVLPLAGVVDLDKEIARLRAELENLDKQLGGLRGRLSNTKFTDKAPPELVEAERAKERDWTARRDQLDAKVRALVAE